A window of Exiguobacterium sp. Helios genomic DNA:
CGGAGACTTGAACAGTTGATCCGTGTGCGAGTTGCGTAAAGACCGTCGAAGTTGTACTTGGAGCCGTCCGGACATTTAAGCCGGTCGGCGCATCCACTTTATACGTCTTCGATTGATCGACCGGTGTGACCGAGACACCCGGTGTAGGCGGTGGTGTCTCCTTGGCCGTCGCTGAAACATAACTCGAAGCGACATACAGATCTTTTCCATCGAGCTGGATTTGATACCATTTATCAAGCGATCCAGTTACTTTTAAAACGGTTTTATGTGCTAACGTCTTGTAAATTTTAGCGGTCGTTGACGCTGACAGACGGGCATTTAACCCTTCTTTTGCATTGACTTCATATTGTTTGGACGAATCGACTGCTTTGACGGCAGTGGAAACAGGCGGTGTCACCGGCTTCGTGACCGGAGGTTTTGATCCTGTCGTCACTGTCGATGTTTTAGCTGTGACGAGTGTCGTATGGACATAAGCGGACTTATTTTTGTAATTGATTTCGTACCATTCACCGGTTTTCTTTTTAACGGAAAGACTGACATTCTTCGCAAGTTTACCAAGCGATTTCGAAGTGGTCGTTGCTTTCTCGCGCACGTTGACGGATGAGGTGTTCGTTATGTAGGTCGTGGTTGTCGGTGCTTTTGCTGGAACGGTTTTGACGTAAGCGGCAGTGATAAAGGCTTTTTTGGATTGATGACGAATCTCGTACCAGGAACCGGTCTTCTTGACTGCGGTGACCGTCGTTCCTTTTTTGAGAGTCGTAATGACAGGAGCGGAAGTAGTGGCAGCAGTCCGGATATTGACGTTGTCTGTCAAGATGAGTGTCGTTGATGCGGCTTCGACGCCAGTGGCTGAACTGATCAGCGCAAGTGTCGTCAAAGTGAGAAAAGTCTTTTTCACGTAGTGTGGCTCCCTTCCAAATGATGAATCTAGTCCGATCATGGATCGAATCGTTGTTACCATTTTGTCATAAGAAGCCGGGAATTCACCTGATTTTAAAATATATTTTTTGAGAAAGAAATTCGATTCGTTTTCAAAAAAAGAACGACGGTTTGTAAACGAGAATTATTTTCAGTAATCCTGTACACTAAAGGTAATTTGAAAGGAGGACTCGCATGTTAAAACGGTTTTATCATTATTACATACCGCACAAACGGTTGTTTTGGCTTGATTTTTCGTCCGCCTTATTCGTCGGCCTGCTCGAGTTGGCTTTTCCGCTTGCTGTCAAATGGTTCATCGACTCATTGCTACCAAAAGGGGAGTTGAACTGGATTATTTTAGTTAGTGTCGGATTACTCGGATTGTATGTCATCAGTACGCTGATGCAGTTCGTCGTCAACTACTTCGGGCATAAGCTCGGCATCAATATCGAGACCGACATGCGGCGGCAATTGTTTGGTCACGTCCAAAAGCAATCATTCCGTTTTTTTGACAACACCAAAACGGGGCATATCATGAGCCGGATTACGAACGATTTGTTTGATATCGGTGAACTGGCTCACCATGGTCCGGAAGATGCTTTCATTGCCGTCATGACACTGCTCGGTGCCTTTTCGATCATGATGACGATCAATGTGCCTCTCGCACTCGTCACGATCATTGCCGTACCGTTCCTAATCTGGCTGATCAGTTATGCCAATGTCCGGATGAACCGGTCATGGGACCGGATGTACGGTAACATTGCCGAAGTCAATTCGCGGGTTGAGGACAGTGTGTCCGGAATCCGTGTCGTTCAATCGTTTACGAATGAAGCCCATGAGGTCGCACGGTTCGAAAAAGATAATGCGACGTTCCGGCAATCAAAGATCAATGCCTATAAAGTGATGAGTACAAGTTTATCCGGCATTTATCTGACGACACGTCTGATGACGCTTGCTGTCCTCGTCGTCGGTGCCTATCTCAGCTATACAGAGAAACTCACTTACGGGGAACTCGTTGGATTCATTCTTTATATGAATATCCTGCTGAAACCGATTGATAAAATTACGGCACTTTTGGAACTTTATCCGAAAGGGATGGCCGGCTTCAAACGTTTTCTCGAGATGATTGATCATGACGAAGAACTGAAGGATGCACCGGATGCCATTCATGTGTCGGCATTACGTGGGGCGATTCGGTTTGATGACGTCAGCTTCGGTTATGAAGCCGAACGGTTGATTTTAAAAGACATCAGCCTGTCCATCGAACCGGGACAGACGATTGCCTTCGTCGGGACGTCGGGTGCGGGGAAAACAACGATCTGTTCGTTAATTCCGCGGTTTTATGATGTCACGGACGGTGCGATTACGATTGACGGAATCGACATCCGCCAGATGACGAAGTCGTCGTTGCGGCAACAAATCGGAATCGTTCAACAGGATGTCTTCCTGTTTTCGGGGACGATTGCTGACAATATCGCCTACGGGGATTTGACGGCAAGCCGGACGGACATCATCCAGGCGGCAGAACGGGCGCATCTTGGACAGATGATTGCCGATTTACCGGATGGATACGATACCGAGATTGGTGAGCGGGGGTTGAAGCTGTCCGGTGGACAAAAACAACGGCTGGCGATTGCGCGGATGTTCTTGAAAAATCCGCCAATCCTGATTCTTGATGAGGCGACGTCAGCTCTTGATACCGAGACGGAAGCCATTATCCAGGAGTCACTTGCTGAATTATCTAAAAATCGGACGACGCTGATCATCGCGCACCGCCTGGCGACGATTCGTCAAGCAGACCGCATCCTGGTCGTGACGAAAGATGGAATCGTCGAAGACGGGACACATGAAGAATTGGTCGAAAACGGAGGATATTTCTCACGACTCCTTGACCGGCAACGCGTCTGAAAAACCGGAAGTCAACTCATCATCAGGATGATCATGGCTTCCGGTTTTGTC
This region includes:
- a CDS encoding C40 family peptidase, with the translated sequence MKKTFLTLTTLALISSATGVEAASTTLILTDNVNIRTAATTSAPVITTLKKGTTVTAVKKTGSWYEIRHQSKKAFITAAYVKTVPAKAPTTTTYITNTSSVNVREKATTTSKSLGKLAKNVSLSVKKKTGEWYEINYKNKSAYVHTTLVTAKTSTVTTGSKPPVTKPVTPPVSTAVKAVDSSKQYEVNAKEGLNARLSASTTAKIYKTLAHKTVLKVTGSLDKWYQIQLDGKDLYVASSYVSATAKETPPPTPGVSVTPVDQSKTYKVDAPTGLNVRTAPSTTSTVFTQLAHGSTVQVSGETTGVSAGWYQIKIGTAYYYVAKTYITTGSVTAPVTPPVTPPMTTIPASGIMEKAISIGQQYLGTPYVWGSSSPVNGGFDCSGFINYALNTAGYKVARTNVNGYWNNDGYLGQKLSKLRQPVRGDIIFFENTYAAGPTHIGIMLNNDQFIHANTPSLGISRLSEKYWTQKLLGFKAL
- a CDS encoding ABC transporter ATP-binding protein; amino-acid sequence: MLKRFYHYYIPHKRLFWLDFSSALFVGLLELAFPLAVKWFIDSLLPKGELNWIILVSVGLLGLYVISTLMQFVVNYFGHKLGINIETDMRRQLFGHVQKQSFRFFDNTKTGHIMSRITNDLFDIGELAHHGPEDAFIAVMTLLGAFSIMMTINVPLALVTIIAVPFLIWLISYANVRMNRSWDRMYGNIAEVNSRVEDSVSGIRVVQSFTNEAHEVARFEKDNATFRQSKINAYKVMSTSLSGIYLTTRLMTLAVLVVGAYLSYTEKLTYGELVGFILYMNILLKPIDKITALLELYPKGMAGFKRFLEMIDHDEELKDAPDAIHVSALRGAIRFDDVSFGYEAERLILKDISLSIEPGQTIAFVGTSGAGKTTICSLIPRFYDVTDGAITIDGIDIRQMTKSSLRQQIGIVQQDVFLFSGTIADNIAYGDLTASRTDIIQAAERAHLGQMIADLPDGYDTEIGERGLKLSGGQKQRLAIARMFLKNPPILILDEATSALDTETEAIIQESLAELSKNRTTLIIAHRLATIRQADRILVVTKDGIVEDGTHEELVENGGYFSRLLDRQRV